The following coding sequences lie in one Arachis stenosperma cultivar V10309 chromosome 5, arast.V10309.gnm1.PFL2, whole genome shotgun sequence genomic window:
- the LOC130980738 gene encoding extensin-like, protein MGKKVIAKRAPREKIHKLPGFPRPSTRSQDTTFTPSLSPPTSPPRCDLMARTKNTPRYPAPAKPPAPSKATPSKPSSTKPSSSKGKRPTVEEPVPEPTKPKSRSVPVRSQRGNPHHPLKSVSEPDIDPFAHKSHFMTSHSDYNPIISNLP, encoded by the coding sequence ATGGGGAAGAAAGTCATTGCCAAAAGAGCACCTCGTGAGAAAATCCATAAACTTCCAGGTTTTCCTAGACCATCAACCCGTTCTCAAGACACCACCTTCACTCCCTCACTTTCTCCTCCTACCTCTCCTCCTCGCTGTGACCTCATGGCTCGGACCAAGAACACTCCAAGGTATCCTGCTCCTGCCAAACCGCCAGCACCATCGAAGGCAACGCCATCCAAACCAAGTTCCACAAAACCGAGTTCATCCAAGGGTAAGCGTCCTACTGTTGAAGAACCTGTTCCTGAGCCTACAAAACCTAAGTCAAGGTCTGTTCCTGTGCGTTCACAAAGAGGTAACCCTCATCACCCTCTCAAATCTGTTAGCGAACCAGACATTGATCCCTTTGCTCACAAATCACACTTCATGACATCTCACTCAGACTATAACCCCATCATTTCAAATCTGCCATGA